A region of Ignavibacteriota bacterium DNA encodes the following proteins:
- the fliW gene encoding flagellar assembly protein FliW — MSLRQKERVIFTPHFGEITVGKEYIFIFPEGILGFEDLREFVLISEEESAPFKWLISLEQPEIGFPLLSPWLLDLEYNPGKSHDKEELVLFVIITLEDENHQMTANMKAPIILNSKSQDGQQVILTTDKYSTNHIISKK; from the coding sequence ATGAGTTTAAGGCAGAAAGAGAGAGTAATATTTACTCCACACTTTGGAGAAATTACGGTTGGAAAAGAATATATATTTATTTTTCCTGAAGGTATTCTGGGATTTGAAGACCTTAGAGAATTTGTGTTAATCAGCGAAGAGGAATCGGCACCGTTTAAGTGGCTGATTAGTTTAGAACAGCCCGAAATAGGTTTCCCACTTCTATCACCCTGGCTATTAGACCTGGAATATAATCCTGGAAAATCACACGATAAGGAAGAACTTGTGCTATTTGTGATAATTACACTTGAAGATGAAAATCATCAAATGACTGCAAATATGAAAGCCCCGATTATATTAAATTCGAAATCTCAGGATGGTCAGCAGGTAATATTAACTACTGATAAGTATTCTACAAATCATATTATAAGTAAAAAGTAA
- a CDS encoding OmpA family protein, with product MKENKRTQNRAMHNVGADRYLITYADLITLLLGLFVILYATSQVDMEKFKEYSSAFSEYFKAKDNMVIQGGDGVLEGHKMGIPEPILPPVTQKSVAEISEMTESLLAKFISRGDIELIKSSDEIRILLSEKLLFRSARAEVGNEGLGALDSISIILRDAQQQIFIDGHTDTDAIKTFQYESNWHLSVARATNVAYKLIRDGVPEFNMVIRGFGAQRPIADNTTTDGKARNRRVEITIKELTPESPSDQGYQ from the coding sequence TTGAAGGAAAACAAAAGGACACAGAACAGAGCGATGCACAATGTAGGCGCTGACAGGTACCTTATCACTTATGCTGATTTGATTACTCTGCTGCTTGGTCTTTTTGTTATACTTTATGCTACCTCACAAGTTGATATGGAGAAATTTAAAGAGTATTCATCAGCATTTTCGGAGTATTTCAAAGCTAAGGATAACATGGTAATTCAGGGAGGTGACGGAGTCCTTGAAGGTCATAAAATGGGAATTCCCGAACCTATTCTTCCGCCCGTAACACAGAAAAGCGTAGCTGAAATAAGCGAGATGACCGAATCGTTGCTTGCAAAATTTATTTCGCGTGGAGATATTGAGTTAATTAAGTCCTCTGACGAAATCAGGATATTATTATCAGAAAAGCTTCTTTTCCGGTCTGCAAGGGCTGAAGTTGGAAATGAAGGTCTCGGAGCTCTTGACTCAATCTCAATTATTCTTAGAGATGCACAACAGCAAATTTTTATTGATGGTCATACTGATACTGATGCAATAAAAACATTTCAATATGAGTCAAATTGGCATTTGTCTGTAGCCAGAGCGACAAATGTTGCTTATAAGTTAATCAGAGACGGAGTTCCTGAATTCAATATGGTAATTCGCGGGTTTGGAGCTCAAAGGCCAATAGCAGATAATACTACAACAGATGGTAAAGCAAGAAACAGACGTGTGGAGATTACTATAAAAGAATTAACTCCCGAATCTCCCAGTGACCAAGGTTATCAATAG
- the lnt gene encoding apolipoprotein N-acyltransferase translates to MKNINPFLSAVLTGGMLALSFPPIPFFFLSFLAFIPLLMQFSEHEYKRKYLLIYITFFIYHSGTNWWIGSWQADSDPYLTASSIILAFVHPFFFMIPFGLFFIVKKRISLNCALWSFPFFWTFFEWLHNLGEFSYPWLTIGNTQIFNYYWIQFIDITGVWGASFLIVLFNVIIIQILRNIDFNISIDTIRQSKFAQKMIISLIAIIILPIIYGLIRTQSFQHEKLMISNKIVSVGIIQPSINPWRKWEMSVDEMIKQHFDICDSLILAGYKPDLVIWNETAVPKYINVNNPYDLRYLQLWVDKNNVQLFTGFSEIEFYDENTKTATARKDDNQEGVYYEPYNSSVLIKPNSEVAPESYRKMRLTPMAERLPYADKIMFMKSWFEWGVGISSWGIGKEQKNLKLNIGDDSASLGPIICIESIYPEFVSNTSQNGAEFLIIITNDAWYDYTPGPEQHYLIAAVRAIENRRYIARCANTGVSGVISATGRSINKLPQYQRLGLYEELPLLKEKTIYSILGDWLGFAVFIYTFIVITIAYTRKKLNF, encoded by the coding sequence ATGAAAAATATAAATCCTTTTTTATCGGCTGTTTTAACAGGTGGAATGCTTGCTTTATCATTTCCGCCAATACCATTTTTCTTTCTGTCTTTTCTGGCATTTATCCCTTTATTAATGCAATTTTCGGAGCATGAATATAAAAGAAAATATTTGTTAATTTACATTACTTTCTTTATTTATCATTCAGGTACAAACTGGTGGATAGGAAGCTGGCAGGCTGACAGTGACCCCTACCTTACAGCATCAAGTATAATTCTTGCTTTTGTACACCCATTCTTTTTTATGATTCCCTTTGGCTTATTTTTTATAGTAAAAAAACGAATTTCTCTGAATTGTGCGTTATGGTCTTTTCCATTTTTCTGGACTTTCTTTGAATGGCTTCATAATCTTGGAGAATTTTCATACCCTTGGCTGACGATAGGCAACACTCAGATATTTAATTATTATTGGATTCAATTCATTGATATCACAGGAGTTTGGGGTGCAAGCTTTTTGATTGTTCTTTTCAATGTAATCATAATTCAAATTTTGAGAAATATTGATTTCAATATTTCGATTGATACAATCAGGCAAAGTAAATTTGCACAAAAAATGATTATATCGCTAATTGCAATTATAATTTTACCAATAATTTATGGATTAATTCGGACACAATCTTTCCAACATGAAAAATTAATGATTTCCAATAAAATTGTTTCAGTAGGAATTATTCAGCCTTCAATAAACCCTTGGAGAAAATGGGAAATGAGTGTTGATGAAATGATTAAACAGCATTTTGATATCTGTGATTCATTGATTTTAGCAGGATACAAACCTGATTTGGTGATTTGGAATGAAACTGCAGTCCCTAAATATATAAATGTCAATAATCCATATGACTTAAGATATTTACAGCTTTGGGTGGATAAGAATAATGTTCAGCTCTTTACAGGATTTTCAGAAATTGAATTTTATGATGAAAATACTAAAACAGCTACAGCCAGAAAAGACGACAATCAGGAAGGTGTGTATTACGAGCCTTATAATTCATCAGTACTTATAAAACCAAATTCTGAAGTAGCTCCTGAATCTTATAGAAAAATGAGGCTAACCCCAATGGCTGAGCGTCTCCCCTATGCCGACAAAATAATGTTTATGAAATCATGGTTTGAATGGGGTGTTGGAATTTCTTCATGGGGTATTGGCAAAGAACAGAAAAACCTTAAATTAAATATTGGAGATGATTCTGCTTCATTAGGTCCTATCATTTGTATCGAAAGTATTTATCCTGAATTTGTATCCAATACAAGTCAGAATGGAGCTGAATTTTTAATAATAATTACAAATGATGCTTGGTATGATTATACACCCGGACCTGAACAACATTACTTAATAGCAGCAGTTCGCGCAATCGAGAACCGAAGATATATTGCAAGATGTGCAAATACCGGTGTCTCGGGAGTTATCTCTGCCACAGGAAGGAGTATAAATAAGCTGCCCCAGTACCAACGACTTGGCTTATATGAAGAGTTGCCGTTACTGAAGGAAAAGACAATATATTCAATTTTGGGTGATTGGTTAGGTTTCGCAGTGTTTATTTACACTTTCATAGTAATTACTATTGCTTATACAAGAAAAAAACTTAACTTTTAA
- a CDS encoding T9SS type A sorting domain-containing protein → MKRSNYNIKFINADNNYIKLSLVLILSLIFFNLSFSDDETKQYRPIGKPLLRYNDFLERRFDTSNVDRSFRIRANEQLQSMQNFTKEYFDILQSSQPDWKNIGPFDIGGRVRTIAVHPTNPNILYIGAAAGGIWKSTNGAISWMPMFDFEDATSFGSISIDPNNPEILYAATGEMIIGGGIPYLGDGIYKTTDSGNSWFQIGLTEVAAFSKLYVHPLNSSIIYAAGVVRNGGVYRSSDAGLSWEKLCDGNITDLSINPNDINEIFAGVNAVGLMYSSDGGVNWLERSQGLTQLGGRVSVQAFSKNTSILYALIERADSRGAVFKSTNKGKSWTMVLNGNQSFFNSQGYYNNYISIHPDNPDIVLAGGIELWRTRNGGASWDVMNNRTSPSTMHVDQHHAVYAPSNNNIVYVANDGGIYKSTNTGQNWLDMNKGLMITQFYAFTVNQRQVNQNFGGTQDHGTVGNPGNNWKMVVGGDGFDCFFHPSDQNILFGEIYYGDVFRYNIRNDNFTFLRNGLPSDDIGAWHSPFVLDERTHNIYLGRNAIYVSYNYGDYFYQFSPKYNHQFTAIGVNKLNSRIMYAGNRVGNIIRTTDAGISWETLNTSNLPGKYITEITTSSFNENIVYVSYSGYGHRHIFKSEDYGNSWRPIDLMLPDVPVNSILLHPENESIIFAGTDVGVFMSGDGGENWMPYGSNLPRTPILDLKFHNNRVLLPKLTLRAATYGRSIWEIEVPDQLIPESEIVSPSGIENYIGGSSADLSWFGFEYPVRVEFTYDASENWILVADSVFTNHIKYKLPDINTFSARFKVTSLKNGVSKISRTFSIKPKYPGAILFQNSLGYNSYGLVCDTKNRILVVDYRNGIVYFYDNKTFELLKKISSPVPGFYTDITLNSTDDRIFLHKMSDESGSDAEIIIIDTLGNLISRIQSPAVYPMGLAFDNNKLYISERDGQKRIFEMNLNNDFEIKYLLQNPVTADFGPRCFTYSGGTIHQVSTFFNNTNLTKSEISIFSPYNQVYESIPLVESTGVMNARGIDIDKEDGNYWVSTFTGSIYKIASGNELSSISHEFQNNIKVFPNPTGEFLKINFESSNNILNQNITIYNLHGIEIQNITNINSSNLKIDVSKYSQGVYFIKIGNAVRKFVKI, encoded by the coding sequence ATGAAAAGAAGTAATTATAATATAAAATTTATTAATGCTGATAATAATTATATCAAATTGTCATTGGTTCTGATTTTATCATTGATATTTTTTAATTTATCATTCTCAGATGATGAAACTAAGCAATATCGTCCAATCGGAAAACCACTTTTAAGATATAATGATTTTCTTGAGCGACGCTTTGATACTTCAAATGTTGATAGAAGTTTCAGAATTAGAGCTAATGAACAACTTCAGTCAATGCAAAATTTTACCAAAGAATATTTCGATATTCTTCAATCCTCACAACCTGATTGGAAAAATATCGGACCTTTTGATATTGGCGGTAGAGTCCGAACAATTGCAGTCCATCCGACAAACCCGAATATTTTATATATCGGTGCAGCTGCCGGTGGAATTTGGAAAAGTACAAATGGTGCTATAAGCTGGATGCCCATGTTCGATTTTGAAGATGCAACTTCTTTTGGTTCGATTTCAATTGATCCCAACAATCCTGAAATATTGTATGCTGCAACCGGAGAAATGATTATTGGCGGTGGCATACCATACCTGGGAGATGGTATTTATAAAACTACCGACTCCGGCAATTCTTGGTTTCAAATTGGGCTCACTGAGGTAGCTGCATTCTCGAAATTATATGTCCACCCTTTGAACTCAAGTATAATTTATGCAGCAGGTGTCGTCAGAAATGGTGGAGTTTACCGTTCTTCGGATGCAGGATTATCCTGGGAAAAATTATGCGATGGAAATATCACTGATTTAAGTATAAACCCTAATGATATTAATGAAATATTTGCCGGAGTCAATGCTGTGGGGCTGATGTATTCAAGTGACGGTGGAGTAAACTGGTTAGAGCGCTCTCAAGGTCTGACTCAGCTTGGCGGTCGGGTATCAGTACAGGCATTTTCAAAAAATACATCAATACTTTATGCCCTGATTGAGAGAGCGGACAGCCGAGGCGCAGTATTTAAGTCAACAAATAAAGGTAAAAGCTGGACTATGGTGTTAAATGGAAATCAGTCATTTTTTAATTCACAAGGTTATTATAATAATTATATTTCTATTCATCCTGATAATCCCGATATTGTTCTTGCAGGAGGAATTGAATTATGGAGAACAAGAAATGGAGGTGCAAGTTGGGATGTAATGAATAATCGTACAAGCCCTTCTACAATGCATGTTGACCAACATCACGCAGTTTATGCACCTTCAAACAATAATATTGTTTATGTTGCAAATGACGGCGGAATTTATAAATCCACAAATACCGGTCAGAATTGGTTGGATATGAACAAGGGATTGATGATTACACAATTTTATGCATTTACTGTAAACCAAAGACAAGTCAATCAGAATTTCGGTGGCACACAAGACCATGGTACAGTTGGTAATCCGGGAAATAATTGGAAAATGGTAGTTGGTGGAGATGGTTTCGATTGCTTTTTTCATCCTTCTGATCAAAATATTTTATTTGGGGAGATTTATTATGGCGATGTATTCAGGTATAACATTCGCAATGATAATTTCACTTTTTTAAGAAACGGGCTTCCTTCTGATGATATTGGCGCATGGCATTCTCCGTTTGTTCTTGATGAAAGGACTCATAATATATATTTAGGTAGAAATGCTATTTATGTTTCATATAATTACGGAGATTATTTTTATCAATTTTCACCAAAATATAATCATCAGTTCACTGCTATAGGAGTAAACAAATTAAACAGCAGAATTATGTATGCAGGAAATAGGGTAGGCAATATAATCAGAACCACAGATGCAGGAATCAGTTGGGAAACTTTGAATACATCTAATCTTCCCGGCAAATACATAACTGAAATAACTACATCATCATTTAATGAAAATATTGTTTATGTTTCATATTCCGGGTATGGGCATCGTCATATATTTAAGTCGGAGGATTATGGTAATTCATGGAGACCTATAGATTTAATGTTACCGGATGTACCGGTTAATTCTATTCTTCTTCATCCGGAAAATGAATCAATTATATTTGCAGGTACAGATGTGGGAGTATTTATGTCCGGAGATGGAGGTGAAAACTGGATGCCTTACGGAAGTAATCTGCCTCGCACACCCATTCTGGACTTGAAATTCCATAACAATAGAGTATTACTTCCTAAACTTACTTTGAGAGCTGCTACTTACGGAAGGTCAATTTGGGAGATTGAAGTTCCGGATCAACTAATACCTGAATCTGAGATAGTTTCTCCTTCAGGAATAGAAAACTATATTGGTGGCTCAAGTGCAGATTTATCATGGTTCGGATTTGAATATCCTGTAAGAGTTGAATTTACTTATGACGCGAGCGAAAACTGGATTTTAGTTGCTGATTCAGTATTTACTAATCATATTAAGTATAAACTGCCTGATATTAATACTTTTTCAGCTAGATTCAAAGTCACTTCATTAAAAAATGGAGTAAGTAAAATATCAAGAACTTTTTCAATAAAACCAAAATATCCGGGAGCAATTTTATTTCAAAATTCACTTGGGTACAATAGTTATGGACTTGTTTGTGATACCAAAAATAGAATTTTAGTAGTTGACTATCGCAACGGTATTGTGTATTTTTATGACAATAAAACATTTGAATTACTAAAAAAAATAAGCTCTCCTGTGCCAGGTTTCTATACCGATATAACTCTGAATTCGACTGATGATAGAATATTTCTTCACAAAATGTCTGACGAAAGCGGAAGCGATGCTGAAATAATTATAATTGATACTCTTGGAAATTTGATTTCGAGAATTCAAAGTCCGGCAGTTTATCCTATGGGCTTAGCTTTTGATAATAATAAATTATACATAAGTGAGCGTGACGGTCAAAAAAGAATCTTCGAGATGAATTTAAATAATGATTTCGAGATAAAATACTTATTGCAAAATCCTGTTACAGCAGATTTTGGTCCGAGGTGCTTCACTTACTCAGGAGGCACAATTCATCAGGTTTCTACCTTTTTTAATAATACGAACTTAACTAAAAGCGAAATAAGTATATTCTCGCCATATAATCAGGTTTATGAGAGCATTCCACTCGTAGAATCCACAGGGGTTATGAATGCAAGAGGAATTGACATTGATAAAGAAGACGGCAACTACTGGGTGAGTACATTTACAGGGAGCATTTATAAAATTGCATCTGGAAATGAGTTAAGTTCGATTTCTCATGAATTTCAAAATAATATTAAAGTATTTCCAAATCCAACAGGTGAATTTCTGAAAATTAATTTTGAAAGTTCTAACAATATATTAAATCAAAATATTACAATTTATAATTTACACGGAATTGAAATTCAAAATATTACGAATATAAATTCATCAAATTTAAAAATTGATGTATCAAAATACTCACAAGGTGTTTATTTTATTAAAATTGGAAATGCTGTTAGAAAATTTGTTAAAATCTGA
- a CDS encoding bifunctional nuclease family protein, giving the protein MEKVQLIVLGLSASPASNNAYALILKEVDGDRRLPIIIGAFEAQAIALEMEGVVPPRPMTHDLLRNFIDSFGATLSEIDINDMVDGTFYAKLIFDTHGIELDARPSDAIALAVRCNAPIYVSSDILDQTGLIPQGEDPQTGEQFAEDEDMKFLRQESKTGTGMKPKNKLENIQLELEKAIKDENYEKAASLRDELKKLTDNQ; this is encoded by the coding sequence ATGGAAAAAGTACAACTTATAGTTTTAGGATTATCGGCATCACCTGCAAGTAACAATGCGTATGCTTTGATTTTAAAGGAAGTTGACGGTGACCGCCGTCTTCCGATTATTATTGGTGCATTCGAAGCACAAGCAATAGCACTCGAAATGGAAGGAGTAGTACCTCCCAGACCAATGACTCACGATCTTCTGAGAAATTTTATTGACAGTTTTGGTGCAACACTCAGTGAAATTGATATTAATGACATGGTTGACGGTACTTTTTATGCAAAATTGATATTTGACACACATGGGATTGAACTCGATGCCAGACCAAGTGATGCAATAGCACTTGCAGTAAGGTGCAATGCTCCCATATATGTATCGAGCGACATATTGGATCAAACCGGCTTGATACCTCAGGGTGAAGACCCGCAAACAGGAGAACAATTTGCTGAGGATGAAGATATGAAGTTTTTGAGACAGGAATCCAAAACCGGAACAGGAATGAAGCCTAAAAATAAATTAGAAAATATTCAATTAGAACTTGAAAAAGCAATTAAAGATGAGAATTACGAAAAAGCGGCATCACTTCGTGATGAATTAAAAAAACTCACAGATAATCAATAA
- a CDS encoding FkbM family methyltransferase, with translation MTLKRNFKLALKKTFPRPVYKYLERKNKYLGERNKILNFLEVDVLFDVGANVGLYGHSVRHHGFRGKILSFEPQKNAFDKLKDLSSGDGLWSVFNYGLGSENSSAKINISANSVSSSILKSGSNLQDICPDADYIGTETIEIKRLDEVAAEICKPEDNFFVKVDTQGFELQVVQGAGKVLDQIVGFQLEMSLIELYQGEKTILEIINYMDEIGYRIATIEPGWNDPKTGFAMQLDGIFVKK, from the coding sequence ATGACATTAAAAAGAAATTTCAAATTAGCTTTAAAGAAGACTTTTCCTCGACCGGTTTATAAATATCTTGAGAGAAAGAATAAATATCTCGGGGAAAGAAATAAAATATTAAATTTTCTTGAGGTAGATGTGCTTTTCGACGTTGGAGCAAATGTTGGCTTGTACGGCCATTCTGTAAGGCATCATGGATTTCGTGGTAAAATATTATCCTTCGAGCCGCAAAAAAATGCTTTTGATAAACTTAAGGATTTATCAAGTGGTGATGGCTTGTGGTCTGTGTTTAATTATGGTCTTGGTAGTGAAAACAGCAGTGCTAAAATAAATATCTCTGCCAACTCCGTAAGCTCTTCAATTCTTAAAAGCGGCAGCAACCTTCAGGATATTTGTCCGGATGCTGACTACATTGGAACCGAAACAATTGAAATCAAACGACTTGATGAAGTTGCGGCAGAAATTTGCAAGCCTGAAGATAATTTTTTTGTCAAAGTTGATACCCAGGGATTCGAACTTCAGGTGGTTCAAGGTGCCGGAAAAGTGCTTGATCAGATAGTCGGATTTCAGCTCGAAATGTCGCTTATTGAGCTATATCAGGGGGAGAAAACAATTTTGGAAATTATTAACTATATGGATGAAATCGGATATCGTATTGCTACAATCGAACCAGGATGGAACGACCCCAAAACCGGCTTTGCTATGCAACTGGATGGTATTTTTGTAAAGAAATAA
- the lpdA gene encoding dihydrolipoyl dehydrogenase — translation MANHQCDVVVIGSGPGGYVAAIRASQLGLKAICVERAEIGGVCLNIGCIPTKALLKSAEYAHFMGHANEFGFSFDNLKVNYPDVIGRSRKVAGQMSKGVTSLFKKYKVETVVGWGKVKKDKTVEVTDKDGKVTDTITAKNIIIATGARPRIFPGIEVDHKKIITSTEALLGTTLPKSIIVMGAGAIGVEFAYFFNAFGAQVTIVEYMDRILPIEDVEVSKELERHFRKSKIEIKTKSMVKSAKAVKDGVEVTIETNGKTEVLKADMALNAIGIQANIENIGLEDLGIKMEKGFIKIDEFCRTNVEGIYSIGDVAGAPWLAHKASAEAVVCAEFIAGHHPKGINYNTIPGCTYCNPQVASVGMTEEKAKAAGHEVKVGKFPFLASGKAHGIGEAKGFVKLVFDAKFGEVLGAHMIGPDVTEMIAEMGLAINLEATAETIFKTIHAHPTLSEAVMEAAAQAYGEAVNI, via the coding sequence ATGGCTAATCATCAATGTGATGTTGTTGTTATAGGCTCGGGACCCGGTGGTTATGTTGCGGCTATCCGTGCATCTCAGTTAGGATTGAAAGCAATTTGTGTGGAGCGTGCAGAAATTGGCGGAGTTTGTTTAAATATCGGATGTATTCCGACAAAAGCATTACTCAAAAGTGCTGAGTATGCTCATTTTATGGGACATGCAAATGAGTTTGGATTCTCTTTTGATAATTTAAAGGTTAATTATCCCGATGTAATAGGGCGCTCACGTAAAGTTGCAGGGCAAATGTCTAAAGGTGTAACATCATTATTCAAAAAATACAAAGTTGAAACAGTTGTCGGATGGGGAAAAGTCAAGAAAGATAAAACAGTCGAAGTAACTGATAAAGATGGAAAAGTTACTGATACAATCACTGCTAAAAATATTATTATCGCTACAGGTGCTCGCCCCCGTATTTTTCCGGGAATAGAAGTTGACCACAAGAAAATTATTACAAGTACAGAGGCATTATTAGGCACAACCTTGCCCAAATCTATTATTGTAATGGGTGCAGGTGCTATCGGTGTTGAATTTGCATATTTTTTCAATGCTTTCGGAGCACAGGTAACAATCGTAGAGTATATGGACAGAATCCTCCCAATCGAAGATGTGGAAGTTTCTAAAGAATTAGAGCGTCATTTCCGAAAATCAAAGATTGAAATTAAAACCAAATCTATGGTTAAATCTGCAAAAGCTGTTAAAGATGGAGTAGAGGTAACTATCGAAACCAATGGCAAAACAGAAGTACTAAAAGCTGATATGGCATTAAATGCAATTGGAATTCAGGCAAATATTGAAAATATCGGTTTGGAAGACTTAGGCATTAAAATGGAAAAAGGATTCATCAAAATTGATGAGTTTTGCCGTACAAATGTCGAGGGTATATACTCAATCGGTGATGTTGCCGGTGCTCCATGGCTTGCTCATAAAGCATCTGCTGAAGCTGTTGTTTGTGCAGAATTTATTGCCGGACATCATCCTAAAGGAATTAATTATAATACAATTCCGGGCTGTACATATTGCAATCCGCAGGTTGCGAGTGTCGGTATGACAGAAGAGAAAGCAAAAGCTGCCGGTCACGAAGTAAAAGTCGGCAAATTCCCATTCCTTGCAAGTGGAAAAGCCCACGGTATCGGCGAAGCTAAGGGTTTTGTCAAATTAGTATTTGATGCAAAATTTGGTGAAGTTTTGGGTGCCCACATGATTGGTCCTGATGTAACCGAAATGATTGCAGAGATGGGCTTGGCAATAAACCTTGAGGCAACTGCTGAAACCATATTCAAAACTATTCATGCTCACCCGACATTGAGTGAAGCAGTTATGGAAGCTGCAGCACAAGCCTATGGCGAAGCAGTGAATATTTAA